Proteins encoded within one genomic window of Carassius carassius chromosome 22, fCarCar2.1, whole genome shotgun sequence:
- the LOC132098633 gene encoding ubiquitin-conjugating enzyme E2 N-like has protein sequence MAGLPRRIIKETQRLLAEPVTGIRAEPDEGNARYFHVVIAGPQDSPFEGGTFKLELFLPEEYPMAAPKVRFMTKIYHPNVDKLGRICLDILKDKWSPALQIRTVLLSIQALLSAPNPDDPLANDVAEQWKSNEAQAIETARTWTRLYAGNNIDV, from the exons ATGGCTGGATTGCCTCGCAGGATTATTAAG GAGACGCAGCGCTTGTTGGCCGAGCCTGTGACTGGAATCAGAGCAGAGCCTGATGAGGGAAACGCTCGATATTTCCATGTGGTGATCGCTGGGCCACAGGATTCACCTTTCGAAGGCGGGACATTCAAACTGGAGCTGTTCCTCCCAGAGGAGTATCCCATGGCTGCTCCCAAAGTCCGATTCATGACCAAAATCTACCATCCTAATGTAGACAAACTGGGCAGGATCTGTCTGGACATCCTGAAAG ATAAATGGTCTCCAGCTCTTCAGATCCGAACAGTGCTGCTCTCTATCCAGGCTTTACTAAGCGCTCCGAACCCTGATGATCCGCTGGCTAATGATGTCGCTGAACAGTGGAAGAGCAACGAGGCTCAAGCCATTGAAACAG cccGGACATGGACCAGGCTTTATGCCGGCAACAACATTGATGTTTAG
- the LOC132099301 gene encoding large ribosomal subunit protein mL42-like isoform X1: MASGHISRLANLFNRANTSRNIRQLRAGTFLSCHNKSTVRGLSTNDNSNVEIAVTSDGNTIVCYHPTVDIPYELTQPIVRPDAVSDHAETHEQVLKARLGKEVLNNKQAPTIEELSKMFYTTKHRWYPVGQYHSRRRNPNPPKDR, encoded by the exons ATGGCGTCGGGTCACATCAGCAGACTGGCTAACCTGTTTAACCGAGCGAACACCAGCAGAAATATTAGACAGCTCCGAG caggAACTTTTCTGTCATGTCACAACAAATCTACAGTCAGAGGTTTATCCACTAATGACAACAG TAATGTGGAAATCGCTGTGACATCTGATGGAAACACAATAGTGTGTTACCATCCCACAGTCGACATTCCCTATGAGCTCACACAG ccgATCGTCAGGCCGGACGCGGTCAGTGATCATGCAGAGACGCACGAGCAGGTGCTCAAAGCCAGACTCGGTAAAGAGGTTTTAAATAACAAACAGGCCCCAACCATAGAAGAGCTCAGTAAGATGTTTTACACCACCAAACACCGCTGGTACCCCGTCGGACA GTATCACTCCAGACGCAGAAACCCAAATCCTCCAAAAGATCGATAG
- the LOC132099301 gene encoding large ribosomal subunit protein mL42-like isoform X2 produces the protein MASGHISRLANLFNRANTSRNIRQLRGTFLSCHNKSTVRGLSTNDNSNVEIAVTSDGNTIVCYHPTVDIPYELTQPIVRPDAVSDHAETHEQVLKARLGKEVLNNKQAPTIEELSKMFYTTKHRWYPVGQYHSRRRNPNPPKDR, from the exons ATGGCGTCGGGTCACATCAGCAGACTGGCTAACCTGTTTAACCGAGCGAACACCAGCAGAAATATTAGACAGCTCCGAG gAACTTTTCTGTCATGTCACAACAAATCTACAGTCAGAGGTTTATCCACTAATGACAACAG TAATGTGGAAATCGCTGTGACATCTGATGGAAACACAATAGTGTGTTACCATCCCACAGTCGACATTCCCTATGAGCTCACACAG ccgATCGTCAGGCCGGACGCGGTCAGTGATCATGCAGAGACGCACGAGCAGGTGCTCAAAGCCAGACTCGGTAAAGAGGTTTTAAATAACAAACAGGCCCCAACCATAGAAGAGCTCAGTAAGATGTTTTACACCACCAAACACCGCTGGTACCCCGTCGGACA GTATCACTCCAGACGCAGAAACCCAAATCCTCCAAAAGATCGATAG
- the LOC132098635 gene encoding anoctamin-6-like codes for MSEAEDNDILELDSETEEDVEMTVMTDVVYSEELPTYKSMPKGQAVPKVERAEFNGNPDSLFFNDGKRRIDFVLVYEDESKSLSDKKGSVMRRKQRRREFFEGSLMNMHVELEATKSVVDEKLVCVKVHMPFEVLCTYAEVMHIKLPIQPNDLAPQSSAYNCFTRHFYPSEDVIPKEPDFFTAPFRKDQLKCFYMKDKEQFFTPALRSRMAYYILSRAPYDVKGSVKKFGLNKLLDGGVYKAAYPLHDCRFNVKSKEPDCPNERFLLYNEWAHPKSFYKMQPLDLIRKYFGEKIGIYFAWLGFYTVMLTLAAAVGLGCFIYGYTTRESSTWSKEVCDPEIGGEIIMCPQCDQICPYWRLNTTCESSKRLCIFDNYGTLVFAIFMSVWVTLFLEFWKRYQAKLEHDWDTVEFLQQEEQPRPEYEAKCVYERENPVTKETEKVPYTACGKCMRVSCGISTVLFWVLLIIASVVGVIVYRLAMFITFSSKLRTELNRKELEPFKEYITPQMATSITASIISFIFIMILNCVYEKVAIWITDFELPRTKTEYENSLTLKMFLFQFVNYYSSCFYIAFFKGKVVGYPGQPVYWFGAFRNEECDPGGCLTELTTQLSIIMTGKAIWNNIQEVLMPWIKNLIFRHCTQVGSEKVIPRWEQDYQLQPIGKLGLFYEYLEMVIQFGFVTLFVASFPLAPLLALFNNLCEIRVDAWKFTTQSRRVVPEKAQDIGAWQPILQGVSILAVATNAAIIAFTSDMIPRLVYYWAFSASPYSDGSEHTMVGYINNSLSIFNISDFSATKRPNEDITPYWFNNITTCRYRDFRYPPGHPKQYDFSIYYWHVIAAKLAFMIVVEHIVYFTKFILAYVIPDVPEALKEQIKRERYLTQVILHETNIKHFKELMKPMADNLQNEIEDPELELKL; via the exons TTTATTCTGAAGAGTTGCCAACATACAAATCTATGCCTAAAGGTCAAGCTGTGCCAAAAGTGGAACGG GCTGAATTCAACGGTAACCCAGATTCACTATTTTTCAACGATGGAAAGAGAAGGATTGACTTTGTTTTGGTCTATGAGGATGAGTCTAAAAGTTTATCTGATAAAAAAGGCTCAGTTATGAGGAGAAAA CAAAGACGCAGAGAGTTTTTCGAAGGCAGCCTGATGAATATGCATGTGGAATTGGAAGCGACAAAATCC GTAGTGGATGAGAAGCTCGTCTGTGTGAAAGTACACATGCCTTTTGAGGTTTTGTGCACTTATGCTGAAGTCATGCACATCAAACTGCCCATCCAGCCCAATGATCTGGCCCCACAATCATCCGCGTACAACTGCTTCACGCGTCACTTCTACCCCAGCGAGGACGTCATCCCCAAGGAGCCCGACTTCTTCACAGCTCCTTTCCGAAAGGATCAGCTGAAGTGTTTTTATATGAAGGATAAAGAGCAGTTCTTCACGCCGGCCTTGAGGAGCAGAATG GCGTACTACATCCTGAGCCGAGCGCCGTATGACGTCAAAGGAAGTGTGAAGAAGTTTGGCTTGAATAAGCTGCTGGATGGAGGCGTGTATAAGGCTGCGTATCCATTACATGAT TGCAGGTTTAATGTGAAATCTAAAGAGCCCGACTGTCCTAATGAGAGATTTCTGCTGTATAATGAGTGGGCTCATCCCAAGAGCTTCTACAAGATGCAGCCGCTGGATctgatcag GAAGTATTTCGGTGAGAAGATCGGCATATATTTCGCCTGGTTGGGTTTCTACACAGTCATGTTGACCCTCGCCGCTGCAGTCGGACTCGGTTGTTTCATATACGGATACACAACCAGAGAGAGCAGCACATGGAG CAAAGAGGTGTGTGACCCTGAGATTGGTGGAGAAATCATCATGTGTCCACAGTGTGATCAAATCTGTCCATACTGGAGGCTGAACACTACTTGTGAGTCATCTAAA AGACTGTGTATATTTGATAACTATGGGACGTTAGTGTTTGCCATCTTCATGTCTGTTTGGG TGACTCTGTTCCTGGAGTTCTGGAAGCGCTATCAGGCCAAACTGGAGCACGACTGGGACACGGTGGAGTTTCTTCAGCAGGAGGAACAGCCTCGACCTGAATACGAGGCTAAATGTGTCTATGAGAGAGAGAACCCTGTTACAAAG GAAACAGAGAAGGTGCCTTACACGGCCTGTGGCAAGTGCATGAGAGTGTCGTGTGGCATCAGCACTGTGTTATTCTGG GTTCTGTTGATCATAGCGTCGGTGGTCGGCGTGATCGTGTATCGTCTGGCGATGTTTATCACTTTCTCTTCGAAGCTGCGCACTGAACTGAACAGAAAGGAGCTGGAGCCATTCAAAGAGTACATCACCCCTCAGATGGCCACATCCATCACGGCCTCCATCATCAGCTTCATCTTCATCATGATTCTCAACTGCGTCTACGAGAAAGTGGCCATCTGGATCACAGACTTCG AGCTGCCACGGACTAAAACAGAGTACGAGAACAGCCTGACGCTGAAGATGTtcctctttcagtttgtgaaCTACTACTCTTCCTGCTTCTACATCGCTTTCTTCAAAGGGAAGGTGGTGGGATATCCGGGACAGCCTGTCTACTGGTTTGGTGCTTTCCGCAATGAGGAG TGTGATCCCGGTGGCTGCCTGACTGAACTGACCAcacagctgtcaatcatcatGACAGGAAAGGCCATCTGGAACAACATACAGGAAGTCCTTATGCC GTGGATTAAGAATCTGATATTTCGACACTGCACCCAGGTGGGTTCAGAAAAAGTGATTCCTCGCTGGGAACAGGACTATCAGCTCCAGCCAATAGGAAAGCTCGGCCTGTTTTATGAATATCTGGAGATGG TGATCCAGTTTGGTTTCGTGACTCTGTTCGTGGCATCCTTCCCGTTGGCTCCTCTCCTGGCGCTGTTCAACAATCTGTGTGAAATCCGTGTGGACGCCTGGAAGTTCACGACTCAGTCTCGGCGGGTCGTTCCAGAAAAGGCCCAAGACATCGGCGCCTGGCAGCCCATACTGCAGGGGGTGTCGATTCTAGCCGTGGCCACAAAT GCTGCCATCATTGCCTTCACTTCTGACATGATCCCTCGACTGGTTTATTACTGGGCGTTTTCTGCCAGCCCTTATTCAGATGGATCTGAACACACTATGGTGGGCTACATCAACAACTCGCTGTCTATCTTCAACATTTCAGACTTCAGTGCGACGAAGAGGCCGAATGAGGACATCACACCATACTGGTTTAACAACATCACCACATGCCG GTATCGTGATTTCAGGTATCCTCCCGGTCATCCTAAACAATATGACTTCAGCATTTATTATTGGCATGTTATTGCTGCCAAACTGGCTTTTATGATTGTGGTTGAG CACATTGTTTATTTCACCAAGTTCATACTGGCCTACGTGATCCCAGACGTGCCTGAAGCTCTGAAGGAGCAGATCAAACGGGAGCGTTACCTGACGCAAGTCATCCTGCACGAAACCAACATCAAACACTTCAAGGAGCTCATGAAGCCCATGGCTGACAATCTACAGAACGAGATTGAGGACCCAGAGTTAGAACTGAAACTGTGA